The following coding sequences lie in one Lolium perenne isolate Kyuss_39 chromosome 2, Kyuss_2.0, whole genome shotgun sequence genomic window:
- the LOC127336030 gene encoding uncharacterized protein produces MAGVGAMLANLLIKWDLDTYILLRIRVVMGFLLILHYVALGFLVVPQNTSRVSWARVLDAMCDMLLVYVMGAMQAAPFKNEMFPIWAVLLVSSRSCTNFMSKYDAYFELRNMLKLWAAALLNVRHGSKSSRASFWFFWGMLVIKILYRIRARKLTSKSFWHGRSSELVLVYMGSVDHNLSNFNLDTLEGCKYLVYGDSKKNITRGLRPSISDLKSVIGLDNIWLHDGSVLLHIINERKNTVKDLTLAFALSRLLRCRLDGGRLHEDTISMTRELICSRIIRADDNVDRVLAGILLMDLSFLGQHIHTGYPMVFCQGLRSLYLHALQCVVQLTCLVWLLVDIFPHYNTDVLITVPTVAVILGMKMFEAFSCISSNWTLLLLVCNYVSCRNNKRLEHVFERMISSILGLKEDLPVSFSSRYDFLQSSNYSEGKLRVDPLNKHLLAGRSIQRTRCNTVIAAVIRALARYMDEEGSRLPRHCLPSPRVSDRAQCYWSACLQLPSCAHLILVWHIATSLCQVKLEQDQGYTNNRGLFRFFVRNTRPDLAGNFSKANTVANCLSRYCLELLISKPNLLPENIFASKKLLLDTIQHANDLLRSCNSPQSKYDKLVALSQAVPAGSRQDIELSGNILIQGAMMGKKLIDSEDEESRWEILAEVWADILIQIAPSSKAEAHGTALQFGAELVTLVWALLCHCGIEKSELWPEER; encoded by the coding sequence ATGGCAGGCGTTGGTGCCATGTTGGCAAACTTGCTCATCAAATGGGATCTGGACACCTACATTTTGCTTCGCATCCGCGTCGTGATGGGATTTCTCCTCATTCTGCACTACGTGGCACTTGGTTTTTTGGTAGTACCGCAAAACACCTCAAGAGTTTCCTGGGCGAGGGTACTTGATGCCATGTGTGACATGCTACTGGTTTATGTTATGGGGGCCATGCAAGCCGCACCTTTCAAGAATGAGATGTTTCCAATCTGGGCAGTTTTGCTGGTCAGTTCCCGTTCTTGCACCAACTTCATGTCTAAGTACGATGCATACTTTGAGCTGAGAAACATGTTGAAGCTTTGGGCAGCGGCATTGTTGAATGTAAGACATGGCTCCAAGTCGTCGCGCGCTTCTTTCTGGTTCTTTTGGGGTATGCTGGTCATCAAAATCTTGTACAGGATTAGAGCACGCAAGCTAACATCTAAATCCTTCTGGCACGGTCGTAGTTCAGAACTTGTCCTGGTGTACATGGGTTCCGTTGACCATAATTTGAGCAACTTCAACCTAGATACTCTGGAAGGATGCAAATACTTGGTCTATGGAGATTCAAAGAAAAACATCACAAGGGGGCTTCGTCCAAGTATTAGCGACCTGAAGTCGGTAATTGGCTTGGACAACATTTGGCTACATGATGGCAGTGTACTGCTACACATCATCAACGAGCGGAAGAACACCGTCAAAGATCTGACCCTGGCCTTTGCCCTGTCCCGGCTGCTCCGGTGTCGGTTGGATGGAGGAAGACTGCATGAGGACACAATTTCCATGACCAGAGAGTTAATCTGCTCGCGGATCATCCGTGCCGATGATAATGTTGACAGGGTACTAGCCGGTATCCTGCTGATGGATCTTTCGTTCCTCGGTCAGCACATCCATACTGGTTATCCTATGGTCTTCTGCCAAGGGCTTCGCTCGCTCTACCTCCATGCCCTACAGTGTGTAGTCCAGTTAACTTGCTTAGTGTGGCTTCTGGTGGATATCTTTCCACACTATAACACTGACGTGCTTATCACGGTGCCAACCGTAGCCGTGATATTAGGAATGAAAATGTTTGAAGCATTCAGTTGCATATCATCAAACTGGACACTACTACTGCTCGTGTGCAACTATGTGAGTTGCCGTAACAACAAACGTTTGGAGCATGTCTTTGAGAGAATGATATCAAGTATCCTTGGCTTGAAAGAGGATCTGCCAGTGTCGTTTTCAAGCCGGTATGACTTCCTGCAATCATCAAACTACAGTGAGGGGAAGTTGAGAGTAGATCCACTTAATAAACACCTTTTGGCAGGACGGTCAATCCAAAGGACGCGTTGCAACACTGTGATAGCCGCAGTCATTCGGGCACTAGCCCGCTACATGGACGAAGAGGGCAGTCGCCTGCCAAGGCACTGCCTTCCCTCACCACGTGTTAGTGATAGAGCGCAATGTTATTGGTCGGCATGCCTTCAGCTACCAAGTTGCGCCCATCTTATTCTGGTCTGGCACATTGCAACAAGCCTCTGTCAGGTGAAGCTCGAGCAAGACCAAGGCTATACCAATAATAGAGGATTATTTAGATTTTTTGTTCGAAATACAAGGCCTGATCTTGCCGGAAACTTCAGCAAGGCAAACACAGTGGCCAATTGCTTGTCTCGGTACTGTCTTGAACTACTGATATCAAAGCCCAACCTGCTGCCGGAGAACATTTTTGCATCCAAGAAGCTACTCTTGGACACAATTCAGCATGCTAATGACCTTCTGAGAAGCTGCAACTCACCACAGAGCAAGTACGATAAGCTCGTTGCATTATCACAGGCTGTTCCTGCAGGTAGCCGGCAGGATATCGAGCTGAGTGGAAACATATTGATACAAGGCGCCATGATGGGCAAGAAACTGATTGACAGTGAGGACGAAGAAAGTCGCTGGGAGATCCTAGCCGAGGTATGGGCTGACATACTCATACAAATTGCCCCAAGTTCTAAGGCAGAAGCGCACGGGACGGCTCTCCAGTTTGGAGCCGAGCTCGTGACCCTAGTCTGGGCTCTGCTCTGTCACTGCGGCATTGAGAAGAGTGAATTGTGGCCAGAGGAACGCTAG
- the LOC127336029 gene encoding BTB/POZ and MATH domain-containing protein 2, producing MGDHQRDLAFPPPGHCLPRTSSMSVTDSVTAVHDFLVTGYSLLDGMGVGRHVSSSVFTVGGLEWAVRFYPDGSTAHCVGNASAFLYYCGREKDVRARFTLNLMEKDGRLSQVTNAYMKHSFSPASDNWGFIKFIEKSKIQGSPFLHNDCLTIRCLLTVAKESRTQDVQTSLISVPKSNLHKDFENMLNDGEGADVTFDVGGQLFRAHRCVLAFRSPVFRAELFGPMKEKATQCINIDDMEPLIFESLLHFIYTDSLPDHCKDGKAEAMQHLLVAADRYGVDRLRLLCESKLSDTIDVQTVATTLALAEQHHCSQLRQACIQFMASPNMLAPVIETEGFKHLVASCPFIMKDILDRVSSIWNDRSSEK from the coding sequence ATGGGTGATCACCAGCGCGACCTGGCCTTCCCGCCGCCCGGTCACTGTCTGCCCAGGACATCTTCGATGAGCGTCACGGACTCCGTCACCGCGGTCCACGACTTCCTGGTCACCGGCTACTCGCTGCTCGACGGCATGGGCGTCGGCAGGCACGTCAGCTCCAGTGTCTTCACCGTCGGGGGTCTCGAGTGGGCTGTCAGGTTCTACCCGGACGGCTCCACCGCCCACTGCGTCGGCAACGCCTCCGCCTTCCTCTACTACTGCGGCCGTGAGAAGGACGTCAGGGCCAGGTTTACCCTCAATTTGATGGAGAAAGACGGCAGGCTCTCTCAGGTAACCAACGCCTACATGAAGCATTCCTTCTCCCCTGCTAGTGACAATTGGGGCTTCATCAAATTCATCGAGAAGTCCAAGATTCAGGGCTCGCCTTTCCTCCACAATGACTGCCTCACCATCAGATGCTTGCTCACCGTTGCCAAAGAGTCTCGTACCCAAGACGTCCAGACCAGCTTGATAAGTGTTCCAAAGTCGAATCTGCACAAAGATTTTGAGAACATGTTGAACGATGGAGAAGGCGCAGATGTCACATTTGATGTGGGTGGCCAATTGTTCCGTGCTCATCGGTGTGTCTTGGCTTTCCGCTCTCCGGTCTTCAGGGCCGAGCTCTTTGGTCCGATGAAAGAAAAGGCAACACAATGTATCAACATCGATGACATGGAGCCTCTCATATTTGAGTCGCTGCTTCACTTCATCTACACAGATTCCTTGCCTGATCACTGCAAAGACGGCAAGGCTGAGGCTATGCAGCACCTACTTGTTGCCGCCGATCGCTACGGAGTCGATAGGCTAAGGTTGCTCTGTGAAAGTAAGTTGAGCGACACCATTGATGTTCAGACCGTGGCAACCACGCTAGCGTTAGCAGAGCAACACCATTGCTCCCAGCTGCGACAAGCTTGCATCCAGTTCATGGCCTCGCCCAACATGCTTGCTCCAGTCATTGAAACCGAAGGATTCAAACATCTTGTAGCGAGCTGCCCGTTTATTATGAAGGATATATTAGATAGGGTGTCTAGCATTTGGAATGACAGGTCTTCTGAGAAGTAG